In Mercurialis annua linkage group LG6, ddMerAnnu1.2, whole genome shotgun sequence, the following are encoded in one genomic region:
- the LOC126686953 gene encoding threonine--tRNA ligase, mitochondrial 1, which translates to MLCTALLFTIRRYSSPTALLSNLPRTHRRFLSSFPAATMSAANNATAKAPHPKDEAYLTAVIEKRIKLFESIKEEQISRFQSLEHDTIKISLPNGTVKDGQRWLSSPMDIAKGISKSLASNALIAQVNGSLWDMNRPLESDCELKIFTFDSDEGRDTFWHSSAHILGQSLEMEYGCKLCIGPCTTRGEGFYYDAFYGELGLNEDHFKKIEAGALKAVSEKQPFDRIEVSREQALEIFSENIFKLEIIKELPADKTITVYRCGPLVDLCRGPHIPNTSFVKAFACLKASSAYWRGDKDRESLQRVYGISYPDQKRLKEYLQHLEEAKKYDHRLVGTKQELFFCHPLSPGSWFFLPHGTRIYNKLMDFMRVQYWERGYEEVKTPNIYNMKLWETSGHAANYKENMFLLEIEKQEFGLKPMNCPGHCVMFQHRVRSYRELPLRLADFGALHRNEASGALTGLTRVRRFQQDDAHIFCRESQIKDEVKGVLNFIDYAYKIFGFTYDLKLSTRPEKYLGDLASWDRAEASLRDALDDFGKPWKINEGDGAFYGPKIDISVSDALNRKFQCATLQLDFQLPARFELEYSAEDEAKRERPVMIHRAILGSVERMFAILLEHYKGKWPFWLSPRQAIVCSVSEKSQEYAEQVQSQLHNAGYYVDVDLTDRTINKKIREAQLAQYNYILVVGEDEAKTGEVNVRLRDKGDRSMKTIESLLQHFKEEVAAFH; encoded by the exons ATGCTGTGTACTGCTCTGCTCTTCACTATTCGCCGTTACTCTTCTCCTACTGCTCTCCTCTCCAATCTCCCTCGCACTCACCGGCGATTCCTCTCGTCATTTCCAGCAGCCACAATGTCCGCCGCTAACAACGCCACCGCCAAGGCTCCTCATCCTAAAGACGAAGCTTATCTCACCGCAGTAATCGAAAAACGCATCAAATTGTTCGAATCCATCAAAGAAGAGCAAATCTCGCGATTTCAATCGCTCGAGCACGATACAATTAA GATTAGCTTGCCGAATGGGACGGTGAAGGACGGACAGAGATGGTTATCATCTCCGATGGACATAGCTAAAGGGATATCGAAGAGTTTGGCTTCGAATGCTTTGATTGCTCAAGTTAATGGCTCGCTTTGGGATATGAATAGGCCGTTAGAGAGTGATTGCGAGCTTAAGATTTTTACATTTGACAGTGATGAAGGTAGAGATACCTTTTGGCATTCTAGTGCTCACATTCTCGGTCAG TCACTGGAAATGGAGTATGGGTGCAAGCTTTGCATTGGGCCCTGCACCACAAGAGGCGAG GGTTTCTACTATGATGCATTCTATGGTGAATTGGGCTTGAATGAAGAtcattttaagaaaattgaagctGGAGCATTGAAAGCTGTTTCG GAAAAGCAACCTTTTGACCGTATTGAAGTATCAAGGGAGCAAGCACTTGAgatattttcagaaaatatttttaag TTAGAAATCATCAAGGAACTTCCTGCAGACAAAACTATAACTGTGTACAGATGTGGGCCATTAGTTGATTTATGTCGAGGGCCCCATATACCAAATACATCCTTTGTGAAAGCTTTTGCATGTTTGAAG GCTTCATCTGCTTATTGGAGGGGTGACAAAGATCGTGAAAGTTTGCAAAGAGTTTATGGGATATCATATCCTGATCAAAAACGGTTGAag GAGTACCTTCAACACCTCGAAGAAGCAAAGAAATATGACCATAGATTGGTCGGTACAAAGCAGGAGCTTTTCTTTTGCCATCCGCTGAG TCCAGGAAGTTGGTTTTTCCTTCCGCATGGAACTCGAATTTACAACAAACTAATGGATTTTATGCGAGTTCAATATTGGGAGAGAGGCTATGAAGAG GTAAAGACtcctaatatttataatatgaaACTTTGGGAGACTTCTGGCCACGCTGCAAATTATAAGGAGAATATGTTTTTGCTTGAG ATTGAAAAGCAGGagtttggtttgaaaccaatGAACTGCCCGGGCCACTGTGTAATGTTTCAACATAGAGTCCGATCATATAGAG AGCTTCCTCTCCGGCTTGCTGATTTTGGGGCATTACATCGCAATGAGGCCAGTGGAGCACTCACTGGATTAACACGTGTGCGAAGGTTTCAGCAG GATGATGCTCATATATTCTGCAGGGAGTCACag ATAAAGGACGAAGTGAAGGGTGTCCTAAACTTCATTGATTATGCCTATAAAATTTTTGGTTTCACTTATGATCTAAAGCTATCTACG AGGCCAGAGAAATATCTAGGGGACTTGGCATCATGGGATAGAGCTGAGGCTTCTCTTAGAGATGCATTGGATGATTTTGGGAAACCTTGGAAG ATAAATGAAGGCGACGGAGCTTTTTATGGGCCTAAGATAGATATCAGTGTATCAGACGCATTGAATAGAAAATTTCAGTGTGCCACTCTACAG CTTGACTTTCAGCTGCCAGCTCGTTTTGAGTTGGAGTACTCGGCAGAGGACGAAGCCAAGAGAGAAAGGCCTGTTATGATACACAGAGCAATCCTAGGGTCTGTTGAGCGTATGTTTGCCATACTATTGGAGCATTACAAGGGGAAATGGCCATTCTGGCTGAGTCCTCGTCAAGCTATTGTCTGCTCTGTTTCTGAGAAATCCCAGGAGTATGCAGAGCAG GTACAGAGTCAGTTGCACAACGCTGGCTATTATGTTGATGTTGATTTAACAGACAGgacaatcaataaaaag ATACGGGAAGCT